One segment of Streptomyces sp. NA02950 DNA contains the following:
- a CDS encoding helix-turn-helix transcriptional regulator encodes MPRSELADFLRRCRARLTPADVGLTPGPRRRTPGLRREEVARLAGMSADYCTRLEQGRGPRPSRRMLTALARALRLTDPERDHLFRLAGEEPPHDPATSGHIRPGLLRVLDRLYDTPAQVVTDWGEVLAQNTMAAALFGDLTARPPGDRNLVRSFFTRRTGPGLPETAGEREEREERQDRARNLVADLRAALTARPDDPGPAALVAELRAGSQEFTALWEAGAAAVRRSSIRRFRHPVVGDLELESEVLLSADHAQRLIVYTARPGSTAAERLELLAVVGLQDLAPSG; translated from the coding sequence GTGCCCCGATCGGAACTCGCCGACTTCCTGCGACGCTGCCGAGCCCGGCTCACCCCCGCCGACGTGGGGCTGACGCCCGGCCCGCGGCGCCGTACCCCCGGACTGCGCCGGGAGGAGGTGGCCCGGCTGGCCGGGATGTCAGCTGACTACTGCACCCGGCTCGAACAGGGCCGCGGCCCGCGCCCGTCCCGCCGGATGCTCACCGCGCTGGCCCGTGCGCTGCGGCTCACCGACCCCGAGCGCGACCACCTCTTCCGGCTGGCGGGGGAGGAGCCCCCGCACGATCCGGCCACGTCCGGACATATCCGCCCCGGACTGCTGCGCGTCCTGGACCGGCTGTACGACACCCCCGCGCAGGTGGTCACCGACTGGGGCGAGGTGCTGGCCCAGAACACCATGGCGGCCGCCCTGTTCGGTGACCTCACCGCACGGCCGCCGGGGGACCGCAATCTCGTCCGGTCCTTCTTCACCCGGCGGACCGGCCCGGGACTGCCCGAGACCGCCGGGGAACGCGAGGAGCGTGAGGAGCGCCAGGATCGCGCCCGGAACCTGGTCGCCGATCTGCGGGCCGCCCTCACCGCCCGCCCCGACGACCCCGGCCCCGCCGCGCTGGTGGCCGAACTGCGGGCCGGGAGCCAGGAATTCACGGCGCTGTGGGAGGCCGGCGCGGCGGCGGTACGGCGCTCATCGATACGGCGGTTTCGGCATCCGGTGGTGGGGGATCTGGAGCTGGAGAGCGAGGTGCTGCTGAGCGCGGACCACGCCCAGCGGCTGATCGTGTACACCGCCCGTCCCGGCAGTACGGCCGCCGAACGGCTGGAACTGCTCGCGGTCGTGGGCCTCCAGGACCTCGCCCCGAGCGGATGA
- a CDS encoding DUF5995 family protein translates to MTMPTGARPAPPRSVRSVVARMRALGTALPPGDGVAVFNRVYLSVTEEVGRGLAAGYFQDPAATEELDVRFAGRYLAAVDAAAAGRRPPACWRPLFELRCHPEVRPVQFALAGINAHIGHDLALALVDTCRARHAEPAALEGDFDRVGALLTGLEERIREELMPGPDLLDVADPLTHLVGSWSLDRARDAAWAAFRALWGLRGLPELAEEFTERIGASVGLVGRFLLTPLPAGATRGADGPAQSSGSSTGAISS, encoded by the coding sequence ATGACGATGCCGACCGGCGCGCGGCCCGCACCGCCGCGGAGTGTGAGGAGCGTCGTGGCGCGGATGCGCGCGCTCGGCACGGCGCTGCCGCCCGGGGACGGGGTGGCGGTCTTCAACCGGGTGTATCTGTCGGTCACCGAGGAGGTGGGCCGGGGGCTCGCGGCCGGGTACTTCCAGGATCCGGCCGCCACCGAGGAGCTGGACGTGCGCTTCGCCGGGCGCTATCTGGCCGCGGTGGACGCGGCGGCGGCGGGCCGTCGGCCGCCCGCCTGCTGGCGGCCGCTGTTCGAGCTGCGGTGCCATCCGGAGGTGCGCCCGGTGCAGTTCGCGCTCGCCGGGATCAACGCCCATATCGGCCATGACCTGGCGCTCGCACTGGTGGACACCTGCCGGGCCCGGCATGCGGAACCGGCCGCGCTGGAAGGGGACTTCGACCGGGTCGGGGCCCTGCTCACCGGGCTGGAGGAGCGGATCCGGGAGGAGCTGATGCCCGGCCCCGATCTGCTGGACGTGGCCGATCCGCTGACCCATCTGGTGGGTTCCTGGAGCCTGGACCGGGCGCGGGACGCCGCGTGGGCGGCGTTCCGCGCCCTGTGGGGGCTGCGCGGACTCCCGGAGCTGGCGGAGGAGTTCACCGAGCGCATCGGCGCGAGCGTGGGTCTGGTCGGGCGCTTTCTGCTCACCCCGCTGCCGGCCGGAGCGACTCGCGGTGCGGACGGTCCGGCTCAGTCCTCCGGCAGCTCCACCGGCGCGATCTCGTCGTAA
- a CDS encoding NAD(P)/FAD-dependent oxidoreductase: MTSMPNAVPGEHEPQHADALPPITMFGPDFPYAYDDFLAHPAGLGQIPATEHGAEVAVVGGGLSGIITAYELMKMGLKPVVYEADRIGGRLRTVGFEGCDESLTAEMGAMRFPPSSTALQHYIDLVGLETRPFPNPLAPETPSTVVDLKGESHYARTIDDLPQVYREVMDAWNACLEEGADFSDMNRAIRERDVPRIREIWSRLVEKLDNQTFYGFLCDSSAFTSFRHREIFGQVGFGTGGWDTDFPNSILEILRVVYTEADDHHRGIVGGSQQLPLRLWEREPGKIVHWPQGTSLSSLHGGDPRPAVTRLHRAAGDRIVVTDADGDIRSYRAVVFTAQSWMLLSKIDCDDSLFPIDHWTAIERTHYMESSKLFVPVDRPFWLDEAVDDKGEPTGRDTMSMTLTDRMTRGTYLLDDGPDRPAVICLSYTWCDDSLKWLPLSANERMEVMLKSLSEIYPNVDIRKHIIGSPVTVSWENEPYFMGAFKANLPGHYRYQRRLFTHFMQDRLPADQRGVFLAGDDISWTAGWAEGAVQTALNAVWGVMHQFGGATDPKNPGPGDRYDEIAPVELPED; this comes from the coding sequence ATGACGTCCATGCCCAACGCCGTGCCCGGCGAGCACGAGCCGCAGCACGCCGACGCCCTCCCGCCCATCACCATGTTCGGGCCGGACTTCCCCTACGCCTACGACGACTTCCTGGCCCACCCGGCGGGCCTGGGCCAGATCCCGGCCACCGAGCACGGCGCCGAGGTCGCGGTCGTCGGCGGCGGTCTGTCCGGCATCATCACCGCGTACGAGCTGATGAAGATGGGCCTGAAGCCCGTCGTCTACGAGGCCGACCGGATCGGCGGACGGCTGCGCACCGTCGGCTTCGAGGGCTGCGACGAGTCGCTGACCGCCGAGATGGGCGCGATGCGCTTCCCGCCGTCCTCCACCGCGCTCCAGCACTACATCGACCTGGTGGGTCTGGAGACCCGGCCGTTCCCCAACCCGCTGGCGCCCGAGACCCCCTCCACCGTCGTCGACCTCAAGGGCGAGTCCCACTACGCCCGCACCATCGACGACCTCCCGCAGGTCTACCGCGAGGTGATGGACGCCTGGAACGCCTGTCTGGAGGAGGGCGCGGACTTCTCCGATATGAACCGCGCCATCCGCGAGCGGGATGTGCCGCGCATCCGTGAGATCTGGTCGCGCCTGGTGGAGAAGCTGGACAACCAGACGTTCTACGGCTTCCTCTGCGACTCCTCGGCCTTCACCTCCTTCCGGCACCGGGAGATCTTCGGCCAGGTCGGCTTCGGCACCGGCGGCTGGGACACCGACTTCCCCAACTCCATCCTGGAGATCCTGCGCGTCGTCTACACCGAGGCGGACGATCACCACCGCGGTATCGTCGGCGGCAGCCAGCAGCTTCCGCTGCGGCTGTGGGAGCGCGAGCCCGGGAAGATCGTCCACTGGCCGCAGGGCACCTCGCTGTCGTCCCTGCACGGCGGCGATCCGCGCCCGGCCGTGACCCGGCTGCACCGCGCCGCGGGCGACCGCATCGTGGTGACGGACGCGGACGGGGACATCCGCTCGTACCGGGCGGTGGTCTTCACCGCGCAGTCCTGGATGCTGCTCTCCAAGATCGACTGCGATGACTCGCTCTTCCCGATCGACCACTGGACGGCGATCGAGCGCACCCACTACATGGAGTCCAGCAAGCTCTTCGTCCCCGTCGACCGCCCGTTCTGGCTGGACGAGGCCGTCGACGACAAGGGGGAGCCCACCGGACGCGACACGATGAGCATGACGCTCACCGACCGGATGACCCGCGGCACCTATCTGCTGGACGACGGCCCGGACCGCCCGGCCGTCATCTGCCTCTCGTACACCTGGTGCGACGACAGTCTCAAGTGGCTGCCGCTGTCGGCGAACGAGCGGATGGAGGTCATGCTCAAGTCGCTGTCGGAGATCTATCCGAACGTGGACATCCGCAAGCACATCATCGGCAGCCCGGTCACCGTCTCCTGGGAGAACGAGCCCTACTTCATGGGCGCGTTCAAGGCCAACCTGCCCGGTCACTACCGCTACCAGCGGCGGCTGTTCACCCACTTCATGCAGGACCGGCTGCCCGCGGACCAGCGCGGCGTCTTCCTCGCGGGCGACGACATCTCCTGGACGGCGGGGTGGGCCGAGGGCGCCGTACAGACCGCGCTCAACGCGGTGTGGGGCGTGATGCACCAGTTCGGCGGCGCCACCGACCCCAAGAACCCGGGGCCGGGCGACCGTTACGACGAGATCGCGCCGGTGGAGCTGCCGGAGGACTGA
- a CDS encoding carbon-nitrogen hydrolase family protein: MPPLRTALLQSSGHPGDPARNLKVLDAAAERAAADGAGLLIAPEMFLTGYAIGDGVQELAEPADGPGGQVAAAIAAAHGLAVLYGYPERDQARPEVVYNSARLVGPDGTELANYRKTHLFGCFERDAFTPGDTPVVQADLGGLTVGILICYDVEFPENVRAHALAGTDLLVVPTAQMHPFQFVAESLVPVRAFESQMYIAYVNRTGPEGEFDFVGLSCLASPDGTTRTRAGRAEELVIGDADPELLAASRTTNPYLRDRRPGLYGALT; encoded by the coding sequence ATGCCGCCGCTGCGCACCGCCCTGCTCCAGAGCTCCGGTCACCCCGGCGACCCCGCCCGTAACCTCAAGGTCCTCGACGCGGCCGCCGAGCGCGCCGCGGCCGACGGCGCCGGACTGCTGATCGCCCCGGAGATGTTCCTCACGGGCTACGCCATCGGCGACGGCGTCCAGGAGCTGGCCGAGCCGGCCGACGGGCCCGGCGGGCAGGTCGCGGCCGCCATCGCCGCCGCGCACGGCCTCGCCGTCCTCTACGGCTACCCCGAGCGTGACCAGGCGCGGCCGGAGGTCGTCTACAACTCCGCGCGGCTGGTCGGCCCGGACGGCACCGAGCTCGCCAACTACCGCAAGACCCATCTCTTCGGCTGCTTCGAGCGCGACGCGTTCACCCCCGGTGACACCCCCGTCGTCCAGGCCGACCTGGGCGGGCTCACCGTCGGCATCCTGATCTGCTACGACGTGGAGTTCCCGGAGAACGTCCGGGCCCACGCCCTGGCCGGAACCGATCTGCTGGTGGTGCCCACCGCGCAGATGCACCCCTTCCAGTTCGTGGCCGAATCCCTCGTCCCGGTGCGGGCCTTCGAGAGCCAGATGTACATCGCGTACGTCAACCGCACCGGACCCGAGGGCGAGTTCGACTTCGTGGGGCTGAGCTGTCTGGCGAGCCCCGACGGCACCACCCGCACCCGGGCCGGCCGGGCTGAGGAACTGGTGATCGGCGACGCCGACCCCGAGCTGCTCGCCGCCTCGCGCACCACCAATCCCTATCTGCGCGACCGCCGCCCCGGGCTGTACGGGGCGCTGACCTGA
- a CDS encoding Lrp/AsnC family transcriptional regulator, with translation MRLNDLDERIVHALAEDARRSYADIGDLVGLSAPAVKRRVDRLRSEGAITGFTVRVDPAALGWETEGIIELFCRHNTSPEDIRRGLSRYPEVVSASTVTGDADAVVQVFAADMRHFERVLERIAGEPFVERTKSVLVLSPLLRRFGSGAPA, from the coding sequence GTGCGACTGAACGACCTCGACGAACGCATCGTCCACGCCCTCGCCGAAGACGCCCGCCGCAGTTACGCCGACATCGGCGATCTGGTCGGCCTGTCCGCCCCCGCCGTCAAACGGCGGGTGGACCGGCTCCGGTCCGAGGGGGCCATCACCGGCTTCACGGTGCGGGTCGATCCAGCGGCGCTGGGGTGGGAGACGGAGGGCATCATCGAGCTCTTCTGCCGCCACAACACCTCGCCCGAGGACATCCGACGGGGTCTGTCGCGCTATCCCGAGGTGGTGTCCGCGTCGACCGTCACCGGCGACGCGGACGCCGTCGTCCAGGTCTTCGCCGCCGACATGCGCCACTTCGAACGGGTCCTGGAGCGCATCGCGGGGGAGCCGTTCGTGGAGCGCACCAAGTCGGTGCTGGTGCTCTCGCCGCTGCTGCGGCGCTTCGGCTCCGGCGCTCCGGCCTGA
- a CDS encoding amino acid permease has protein sequence MLEHGAAPPTIPRPEPEPPASGFGARLMRRKPVERLVAEGGQGAGGSLRRSLGMWQLTMISIGATLGTGIFVVLGEAVPDAGPAVVVSFVIAGLTALFSALSYAELAGTIPVSGSSYSYAYATMGELIAWVCGWCLILEYGVSVAAVAVGWGEYLNELLDGTLGITIPDALSAPPGDGGIFNLPALLVVLLAMAFLLGGAKESARANTVMVGVKIAALILFCAVAFTGIRAGNYTPFMPLGMAGVSAAGATLFFSYIGFDAASTAGEEAKNPQRDLPRAIMLSLVIVTALYCVVAAVAVGALPWKQFDGSEAALSGIMEKVTGQSFWGVLLAAGAVVAIASVVLTVLYGQTRILFAMSRDGLVPKVFSTVHARTGVPRANTVIVSLFCGVLAAAIPLGQLADATSIGTLFAFGLVNIAVIVLRRTRPTMERTFRVPLSPLFPLIGLGLCLWMMGSLEVVTWVVFGVWMAVGLVLYFGYGMRRSRLATAEK, from the coding sequence GTGTTGGAGCACGGCGCAGCCCCGCCCACGATCCCGCGCCCGGAGCCAGAACCTCCGGCGTCCGGGTTCGGCGCCCGGCTGATGCGGCGCAAGCCCGTGGAGCGGCTGGTCGCCGAAGGCGGTCAGGGTGCGGGGGGATCCCTGCGGCGTTCGCTCGGAATGTGGCAGCTCACCATGATCAGCATCGGTGCCACCCTGGGCACCGGCATCTTCGTGGTGCTCGGCGAGGCCGTCCCGGACGCGGGTCCCGCGGTCGTCGTGTCGTTTGTCATAGCGGGGCTGACCGCCCTGTTCTCGGCGCTGTCCTACGCGGAGCTGGCGGGCACCATCCCGGTCTCCGGGTCCTCGTACTCGTACGCCTACGCCACCATGGGCGAGCTGATCGCCTGGGTGTGCGGCTGGTGTCTGATCCTGGAGTACGGCGTCTCGGTGGCGGCCGTCGCCGTCGGCTGGGGCGAGTACCTCAACGAACTGCTCGACGGCACCCTCGGCATCACCATCCCCGACGCGCTGTCCGCCCCGCCCGGCGACGGCGGGATCTTCAACCTGCCCGCGCTGCTGGTGGTGCTGCTGGCCATGGCGTTCCTGCTGGGCGGCGCCAAGGAGAGCGCCCGGGCCAACACCGTCATGGTCGGGGTGAAGATCGCGGCGCTGATCCTCTTCTGCGCCGTCGCCTTCACCGGTATCCGGGCGGGCAACTACACCCCCTTCATGCCGCTGGGCATGGCGGGCGTCAGCGCCGCCGGCGCCACCCTGTTCTTCTCCTACATCGGCTTCGACGCCGCCTCCACCGCCGGTGAGGAGGCCAAGAACCCGCAGCGTGACCTGCCGCGCGCGATCATGCTCTCGCTGGTCATCGTCACCGCCCTGTACTGCGTGGTCGCGGCGGTGGCCGTGGGCGCGCTGCCGTGGAAGCAGTTCGACGGCTCCGAGGCCGCGCTGTCCGGGATCATGGAGAAGGTCACCGGCCAGAGCTTCTGGGGCGTACTGCTGGCCGCCGGTGCGGTCGTCGCCATCGCCTCCGTGGTGCTGACCGTGCTCTACGGCCAGACCCGCATCCTCTTCGCGATGTCCCGCGACGGCCTGGTGCCCAAGGTGTTCTCCACCGTCCACGCCCGGACCGGGGTGCCGCGTGCCAACACCGTGATCGTCTCGCTCTTCTGCGGCGTCCTCGCCGCCGCCATCCCGCTCGGCCAGCTCGCCGACGCCACCAGCATCGGCACGCTGTTCGCCTTCGGGCTGGTCAACATCGCGGTGATCGTGCTGCGCCGGACCCGGCCCACCATGGAGCGCACCTTCCGGGTGCCGCTCTCGCCGCTGTTCCCGCTGATCGGCCTGGGGCTCTGCCTGTGGATGATGGGCAGTCTGGAAGTCGTGACCTGGGTGGTCTTCGGTGTGTGGATGGCCGTCGGCCTTGTGTTGTACTTCGGATACGGCATGCGCCGCTCCCGACTGGCCACAGCAGAAAAGTGA
- a CDS encoding DUF2637 domain-containing protein, translating to MTYTEPRPGGYGPPPTGHRPAPAPGERFDADVDYEMNPFPLPDPETIEGRWDLEGDLARLLQTSSPEEPPHPAGPLPPSSHAQVRAGRGKRRRVRFRLPTMPWIQLTSLLFAAVTTVIVAMLSVLGGMISYPPLRYLASPSTSESMAAWWPLLVYGPWLVASLSVLRAALHRRGAAHSWAVVVLFSTIAVFLCVAHAPKNAPSMAVAGLPPVAALVSFHQLVRQITLNSPPRHALPRTRGEQRGMPR from the coding sequence ATGACGTACACCGAGCCGAGGCCGGGCGGTTACGGGCCCCCACCCACCGGCCACCGACCCGCCCCCGCTCCCGGAGAGCGGTTCGACGCGGACGTCGACTACGAGATGAACCCCTTTCCCCTCCCGGACCCGGAGACCATCGAGGGCCGCTGGGACCTGGAAGGGGATCTGGCACGGCTGCTCCAGACGTCCTCCCCCGAGGAGCCGCCGCACCCCGCCGGCCCCCTTCCTCCGTCCTCCCACGCCCAGGTCCGCGCGGGCCGCGGCAAGCGGCGCCGGGTGCGCTTCCGGCTGCCGACGATGCCCTGGATCCAGCTGACCAGCCTGCTGTTCGCGGCGGTCACCACGGTCATCGTCGCCATGCTGAGTGTCCTGGGCGGGATGATCTCCTATCCCCCGCTGCGCTATCTGGCCTCCCCCAGCACCTCGGAGTCCATGGCCGCGTGGTGGCCGCTGCTGGTCTACGGACCGTGGCTGGTCGCCTCGCTGTCGGTGCTGCGGGCCGCGCTGCACCGGAGGGGCGCCGCGCACTCCTGGGCCGTGGTGGTGCTCTTCTCCACCATCGCGGTCTTCCTGTGTGTCGCCCACGCCCCCAAGAACGCGCCCAGCATGGCGGTCGCCGGTCTGCCGCCGGTTGCCGCGCTGGTCTCGTTCCACCAGCTGGTTCGGCAGATCACGCTCAACAGCCCGCCGCGTCACGCCCTGCCCCGCACCCGCGGTGAGCAGCGCGGAATGCCGCGGTGA